One window from the genome of Nicotiana sylvestris chromosome 9, ASM39365v2, whole genome shotgun sequence encodes:
- the LOC104219448 gene encoding aldehyde dehydrogenase family 3 member F1-like isoform X1: MSQCEKDLEELRETFKSGKTREESWRRTQLKNLLRLLEEKEDDIFKALKQDLGKHHVEAYRDEIGTLIKSVNYALDGLKKWMCGKKAKLPIAAFPSSAELVPEPLGLVLIISSWNFPFGISLEPLIGAIAAGNVVVLKPSEQAPASSSVLAKTISTYLDNKAIKVIEGDNSVGDQLLQQKWDKIFFTGSTKVAKIVMAAAANHLTPVTLELGGKCPVIVDALTSSWDKNIAMKRILAGKFGTCAGQACIGIDYILVEKTYANELVQLIKDAIPKTFGENPKESHSISRIINRTHFLRLKNLLDEPKVKASIVYGGSTDEDNLFIEPTVLLDPPLKAAIMTEEIFGPLLPIITLDKIEDSIEFINARPKTLTIYAFTKDEALKKKIISRTSSGSVVFNDTIIQYAVDTLPFGGVGQSGFGRYHGKFSFDTFSHEKTVARRSFLTDIWFRYPPWNNKSLQLFRSAYRYDYLSVVLITLGLKKA, from the exons ATGTCACAATGTGAGAAAGATTTGGAAGAGCTGAGAGAGACTTTTAAATCtgggaaaacaagagaagaatcTTGGAGGAGGACTCAATTGAAAAATTTGCTCAGACTTCTTGAAGAGAAAGAAGATGACATTTTCAAAGCCCTTAAACAAGACTTGGGAAAACACCATGTTGAAGCTTACAGAGATGAG ATTGGGACACTAATAAAATCTGTGAACTATGCACTGGATGGCTTAAAGAAATGGATGTGTGGCAAGAAG GCCAAACTGCCAATTGCTGCATTCCCTTCTTCAGCAGAGTTGGTTCCTGAGCCTCTTGGTCTAGTCCTCATTATTTCCTCTTGGAATTTTCCTTTTG GGATATCATTGGAACCACTAATTGGAGCAATAGCAGCTGGAAATGTGGTTGTTTTGAAACCCTCAGAGCAGGCTCCTGCATCTTCATCAGTGCTAGCCAAGACAATCTCCACTTACTTGGATAATAAAGCTATTAAAGTCATTGAAGGTGATAATTCAGTTGGTGACCAACTGTTGCAGCAAAAATGGGACAAGATTTTCTTTACAG GGAGTACAAAAGTGGCTAAAATCGTAATGGCCGCTGCAGCGAATCATTTGACTCCTGTGACCCTGGAATTGGGCGGAAAGTGCCCTGTTATCGTTGATGCACTCACCAGTTCTTGGGATAAAAAT ATTGCAATGAAAAGAATTCTTGCTGGAAAATTTGGGACTTGTGCTGGCCAagcatgcattggaattgattatATCCTAGTCGAGAAGACGTATGCCAACGAGTTG gTACAATTGATTAAAGATGCCATCCCAAAAACATTTGGAGAAAATCCAAAAGAATCACATTCGATTTCGAGGATCATTAACAGAACTCATTTCTTGAGGTTAAAGAATCTCTTAGATGAACCAAAGGTAAAAGCTTCTATCGTATATGGAGGCTCAACCGATGAAGATAATCT GTTCATTGAGCCCACAGTATTGCTGGATCCTCCGTTGAAAGCTGCAATTATGACAGAAGAAATTTTTGGTCCATTGCTCCCTATCATAACT tTGGATAAAATCGAGGACAGTATTGAATTTATCAATGCAAGGCCAAAGACACTTACTATATATGCCTTTACCAAAGACGAAGCCCTCAAAAAGAAGATTATTAGCAGAACATCTTCAGGAAGTGTGGTGTTCAATGATACAATTATCCAA TATGCAGTTGATACACTTCCATTTGGGGGAGTAGGGCAAAGTGGCTTTGGAAGATACCATGGGAAATTCTCATTTGATACATTTAGCCATGAGAAAACAGTTGCAAGAAGGAGCTTTCTTACTGACATCTGGTTTAGATATCCACCTTGGAATAATAAATCACTTCAACTCTTTAGATCTGCTTATAGATATGATTATCTTAGTGTAGTTCTTATTACACTAGGATTAAAAAAGGCTTAG
- the LOC104219448 gene encoding aldehyde dehydrogenase family 3 member F1-like isoform X2: MSQCEKDLEELRETFKSGKTREESWRRTQLKNLLRLLEEKEDDIFKALKQDLGKHHVEAYRDEAKLPIAAFPSSAELVPEPLGLVLIISSWNFPFGISLEPLIGAIAAGNVVVLKPSEQAPASSSVLAKTISTYLDNKAIKVIEGDNSVGDQLLQQKWDKIFFTGSTKVAKIVMAAAANHLTPVTLELGGKCPVIVDALTSSWDKNIAMKRILAGKFGTCAGQACIGIDYILVEKTYANELVQLIKDAIPKTFGENPKESHSISRIINRTHFLRLKNLLDEPKVKASIVYGGSTDEDNLFIEPTVLLDPPLKAAIMTEEIFGPLLPIITLDKIEDSIEFINARPKTLTIYAFTKDEALKKKIISRTSSGSVVFNDTIIQYAVDTLPFGGVGQSGFGRYHGKFSFDTFSHEKTVARRSFLTDIWFRYPPWNNKSLQLFRSAYRYDYLSVVLITLGLKKA; this comes from the exons ATGTCACAATGTGAGAAAGATTTGGAAGAGCTGAGAGAGACTTTTAAATCtgggaaaacaagagaagaatcTTGGAGGAGGACTCAATTGAAAAATTTGCTCAGACTTCTTGAAGAGAAAGAAGATGACATTTTCAAAGCCCTTAAACAAGACTTGGGAAAACACCATGTTGAAGCTTACAGAGATGAG GCCAAACTGCCAATTGCTGCATTCCCTTCTTCAGCAGAGTTGGTTCCTGAGCCTCTTGGTCTAGTCCTCATTATTTCCTCTTGGAATTTTCCTTTTG GGATATCATTGGAACCACTAATTGGAGCAATAGCAGCTGGAAATGTGGTTGTTTTGAAACCCTCAGAGCAGGCTCCTGCATCTTCATCAGTGCTAGCCAAGACAATCTCCACTTACTTGGATAATAAAGCTATTAAAGTCATTGAAGGTGATAATTCAGTTGGTGACCAACTGTTGCAGCAAAAATGGGACAAGATTTTCTTTACAG GGAGTACAAAAGTGGCTAAAATCGTAATGGCCGCTGCAGCGAATCATTTGACTCCTGTGACCCTGGAATTGGGCGGAAAGTGCCCTGTTATCGTTGATGCACTCACCAGTTCTTGGGATAAAAAT ATTGCAATGAAAAGAATTCTTGCTGGAAAATTTGGGACTTGTGCTGGCCAagcatgcattggaattgattatATCCTAGTCGAGAAGACGTATGCCAACGAGTTG gTACAATTGATTAAAGATGCCATCCCAAAAACATTTGGAGAAAATCCAAAAGAATCACATTCGATTTCGAGGATCATTAACAGAACTCATTTCTTGAGGTTAAAGAATCTCTTAGATGAACCAAAGGTAAAAGCTTCTATCGTATATGGAGGCTCAACCGATGAAGATAATCT GTTCATTGAGCCCACAGTATTGCTGGATCCTCCGTTGAAAGCTGCAATTATGACAGAAGAAATTTTTGGTCCATTGCTCCCTATCATAACT tTGGATAAAATCGAGGACAGTATTGAATTTATCAATGCAAGGCCAAAGACACTTACTATATATGCCTTTACCAAAGACGAAGCCCTCAAAAAGAAGATTATTAGCAGAACATCTTCAGGAAGTGTGGTGTTCAATGATACAATTATCCAA TATGCAGTTGATACACTTCCATTTGGGGGAGTAGGGCAAAGTGGCTTTGGAAGATACCATGGGAAATTCTCATTTGATACATTTAGCCATGAGAAAACAGTTGCAAGAAGGAGCTTTCTTACTGACATCTGGTTTAGATATCCACCTTGGAATAATAAATCACTTCAACTCTTTAGATCTGCTTATAGATATGATTATCTTAGTGTAGTTCTTATTACACTAGGATTAAAAAAGGCTTAG